The DNA segment ATAAACTTCGGCGTTGGCAGGCGCGCTCGCCAAAACTCTTTCGAGATCCATTCTCTGGCCGAGATCTCCAACGTAACTGGTCATTCTCGGCCCGAACTCCCTTTGTAGTCGGTCAAGGTAGGCCATTGCAGACGCTTTCCTACCGGTGTAATGAAGTTCGAAATCAACAGTCTGGTCTTGCAGCGCCTGAGCGATCGACTTTATAGGTGTGATACCGATACCACCGGCAATCAGGACAGCTGGATTTGTGTCAGTTTGGATATCGAAGTAGTTGATTGGCAGGGAGACCCCCAAAACGCTACCTAATTGATAGTTCTTGTGGATCCAGTCCGACCCTCCCCGACCATCGGGCTCGCAGAATACCGCAATCTCATAAACGTCTCTGCGGTTTGGATTGGAGGCAATGGAGTATCGGCGGACCTCGTTTGTACTGCTGCCCAAAACAACGGGCACTTCGATGTGCGCCCCTGGCTTGATGTCTGGTAGTGGTTCTCCGGAGGGCGCTCTTAGCTCAAATGCCCGAATCCTGTCAGCGAGTTGTCGCACACCAGTTACAATCAGCTCAAGCTCCCCCTCCCCGATCTTAGAGATATTCGGCGATGCCAACTGCCCTGCCCGGGATCTCAGATCGCGATTCTCTTCGCGCTCCAATTCGATCAGCTTGTCCACCTCGGCCTGGCTGTAACGAGGCGTAATATGTTGCGGGCAATTCCAGTCAAACGCCTCGATGTGAATGATCATTCCCCGCTCCACGCGAGCTCGATAACCATCATCTTCCAGACGCACCATTTTGGGGGTGTCATCGCCATCCACGAGCTCCATCCGCCCAAGCAGTTTCAGCCGGACGCGATTCGGATAATCCATGAAAAACACAGCTACCCGATCATTTTTCAGGACATTCCCTGTCGTGACGTACTGTCGGTTACCGGAATAGTCGGCAAACCCAAGCGTCGACTGATCGAGAACCTTCAGAAAACCTGCAGGCCCGCCACGATGCTGCAGATACGGCCATCCGGTCTCGCTAACACTCGCCATATAAAAGCTGTCTCGGGCTTCAATGAAGGCCTTTTCGCGCTCACTTAGCAGGTTATTATGATCAGGTCCCGAGTCCATGGACGCATAACCCGAGCGACTGCCCATTGCCTCCTGGACCCGCCTAACCGTCTGAGTAAAAGCAATCTCCGCAAATTTATGAGCCATGGTTTTCTCTCTTGGTTCCAGATGATCTTTATGGAAGGCCGAGACGCTGCTGCTCTATCAAACAACGCATCCCGGCCACCAACGCTAGTGGCTAAGCTCAAGTTCAACAGACGGAAAATCAATCGCGACCCGGCTGGCTTTGCCCAGAATGTTGGTAAGAACGTTCATACCAACGTGTGTGATGATTTCTACAATGTCTGCCTCTGAGAAGCCTGCATCCCGGACCTCCTGAAGCTCAGCGTTGGTCACGTCTCCGTTGTGTTCGGCAATCGCCCGCGCAAACTTCACGGCTGAAGCGGCCTTTGCGTCCCCGCTGCTACCGGCTCTGTTGGCCTCAATCTCCGAGCCACTGAGTCCCGCTTTCCGACCAATCGCCGTGTGAGCAGATACGCAGTACTGACAAGCGTTTTGCTGAGCTACGGTCAACGCAATCCGCTCTCGGGTTTGCAGATCCAGGCTGCCTTCTTCTGAGATGGAATGCAGTCCCAGAAAAGCCCGCAGGGCCGAGGGGGAGTTTGCAAACACCTTCAGAAAATTAGGCACCATACCTAGCTTCCCCTGGATAGCTTCTAGTAACTCCGCCTGCTCAAATGTTGCATTACCTTTTTCAACGACATTAATACGGCTCATAGCTCCAATCCTCTGATGATTTGTTGAGCGTTCCGGTGTTATCTCGGAACGTGCTATCACTATGGCTGTTCCTGGAGAATTGGAGAATAATCGCAAAAGGCAGAACATTATTTCGCTTGGAGTAATAATTGAATGGACCGAATTCATCAGATGCAGGTGCTGGTTGCCGTCGCAGAGGAAGGAGGCTTTTCATCGGCGGCTCGACGACTGAGCCTCTCAGGGCCGGCAATTACGCGCGCCATTTCCTCCCTGGAAGAAGATTTGAACGTTCAGCTTTTTAAGCGCACAACCAGGCAGGTCCGGATTACTGAAGCTGGGGCGCGCTATCTGGAAGATGTCAAACGGATCCTGTCCGATATTACAGATGCAGAAGAAACCATCTCGGGAACAGCAGCTGCGCCAAAGGGACATCTTGTGGTAACAGCCCCCGCAATGTTTGGTCGTCTTCACGTGATGCCCGGCATTGCAACGTTCCTCAAAAAGTTTCCGGACATGACCGTCGACGCCCTCTTACTTGACCGCATCGTTGATATGCTGGAAGAAGGTGTAGACGTGGGCGTGAGAATTGGCCGATTGCCGGATTCCAGCATTCGAGCCAGGAAAGTTGCGGAAGTCCGTACGGTTCTGGTCGGTTCCCCTGACTACCTGGTGGCCAAGGGCATTCCCCGCTCACCAAAAGATTTGGCAAATCACGCGCTAATTGCAGCCAGGACAGGAAACTTCTCTCCAGCCTGGAGATTTAGTGCTGAAAACCGGGAAATCAGCGTAAAAGTAAGACCGAGACTGACCGCCACATCGAATGACGCTGTTATCGAAGCAGCCGTTAATGGCCTCGGGATTACTCGGGCACTGTCCTATCAGGTAGGACCCGCTGTTGCCGACGGTAGACTGAAGGTTGTCCTTGAAGAGTGGGAGTTGCCGCCAATCCCTGTGCACATAATCCATCGTGAAGATCGAACCGTTCCTGTCAAAGTTCGAGCATTCATTGACTGCCTTTATGACAGCCTAAAAAACGCGCTTGACTGATTCAGTAGATACTGACTCGCGAGGTGGTAAAAGCATACCCTCAAAATTCTAGATTGAGCGACGAGCTGCAGCCAATGTCAGTCGTTCCTAGGTAATCCCCCCTAAAAACCGAGGTCAAAAGTAGAATTTTCCATAAGCTAAACGCAGGGAGATTCTGCATGAAGACATCACGTTTTTCTGACAGCCAGATCATGGCGATCTTGAAGCAAGCCAAGAGCGGCATGCCGGTGCCTGAACTTTGCCGTGAGAACGGCATGAGCAGTCCCAGCTTTTACAAGTGGCGCGCAAAATTCGGCGGCATGGATACCTCCATGATTAAGCGCATGAAAGAGCTTGAGGATAAAAACCGGCGACTGAAAAAGATGTATGCCGAGGAGCGGCTCAAGGCTGAGTTACGCAAGGAAGCCCTTAAGGGAAAGTGGTAAAGCCATCTCTCCGCCGCGAGATGGCGCAAACAGCCGTTGCTGCTGCTCGTTGTAGCATTCGTCAAGCCTGTGTGGTTTCAGTGTCAGTGAGTCCTGCTATCGATATCAGGCCAGGCTCAGCAGTGAGAACGCCGAGATCGCTGGTCTGCTGGTTCGCTTGACCCACAACCAGCGCAACTGGGGTTTCGACCTGTGTTTTCTCTATCTGCGCAACGTTAAAGGTTATCCCTGGAACCACAAGCGTGTTGTCCGGGCCTTGGATCAAATCATCGAGTGGCGGGGAAAGCCCATCCAGATCCGCTGTAACAATGGCCCGGAATACATCAGTGCCACACTGGCTGCTTGGGCTGAAAAACAAGGTATTACACTGGTCTTTATCCAGCCCGGCAACCCACAGCAAAACGCCTATATTGAGCGCTACAACCGCACTGTGCGCTATGACCTGCTGGCCCAATACCTGTTCCACTCCATTGAGGAGGATCAGGAATATGCAACTCGGTGGCTATGGACCTACAATAACGAACAACCCAATATGGCTCTTGGTGATTACCCATCCACGCTCACTTCTGGGTAACGAAACGACACTTTCGCTAGGCGGTTACCCACAAGCCTCTCTTGCAGATGCGCACCATTGATCTCAAGCGTGTTAGAAAGCTGACGTGTCCCGTTTAATGCGCAGAGCTTCCAGCCCCTGAGTGACCTGATGGTGGAGCGTCCGAGCCAGCTCGCTGGAGCTGTCACTGCTGGAAACTATCAGGGGTGGATGGAACATGATGTCCACCCGTACTGCAGGCTTCCTCAGCAGGCGGCAGAGATGGACGACAAAATCATCGTCGCCGATGAAGGGAACCAGGCGGTCAATCTGCCCGTCTCGGTGGTAGGCAATGGTCATTGCCTGTACCGGGCGTTCGGCCGCGATCGCGGCTCCGAGCAGGCGTGGGTGAAACGTTTTGACGCTTTCCCCGGAGGTGGTCGTCCCCTCAGGGAATAACAGCACGGAATCTCCATGTTCCAGGGCCATGGCAAGCGCTTGTCGGACTGCAGCCGCATCCCCTGCGCCACGTTGAAAAAAAAGGGTTCCGGCATGGCGTGCAATCCAGCCAATCAGTGGCCAGGACGCCACCTCACGCTTGGCAAGAAACCGTAACGGAAGGCGCGCGCCCAAAATGGGAATATCAGTCCAGGAAACGTGATTAGAAACACGCAATGCCGAGTTCTCTAACGCACAGCCGTGAGTTTGGACGCGCATGCCCAGCAGCCAGCACAGTACCACGAAATAACGCCGCACGAAGGGGGCCCGGTCGATTCGTCTCCAAGTGCACAGTTCAAAGGCGCGCAATAGCACCAGGGTCACCATGCTGAGCATTAAAAAACCCACAAACGCGCTCATGCGAGTATAAAAACGAACGTGCTCAGCAATGCGTACCATCTGTATCAAGCGGTTCGCGCCTCAAGTTTGTAGCGGCGTGCGTAACGGGCTGCAAGTTTATCCACATCGAGCAGTACCAACAGGTCTGCACATCGGAAAGCGGGGTCCCAGCAGGGCTCGCCACATACCTCCGCACCCAGGCGCATATAAGTGCGGATCAGCGGAGGAATCTCGACTTTGGCAGTCTTCAGGGGCTGGCTAGCTGGGTGGGGCAGAATGCGTTTAGGTGTGACCCGGAAATCGTCCGCGGCCATGTGATCCCTCTGCAACTGCTGGGTGATGCGCCAGGCCTTGTAACCGCCGTCCAGCATACTGATACTGGCGCAGCCCAGCAGATAGTCTATTCGTTCCTGGGCCAGATACTGTGCCACAGTGGACCAAAGCATGCTCAGGGCCGCTCCCGAACGGCAATCGCTGCGAATGCACGTCCGGCCCAGTTCAGCGAACAAGCCGGGATTGCGTTTCAAACGCTCCAAGTCGAATTCGTCTTCCGAATAGAAACCGTCGATCTTGGTCGCTACCTCACCATGCAGCAGGCGCGTGGTTGCCACCACCTCGCCGCTTTCGTCGATTACCACGAAATGTTCGCACCAGGGGTCAAAGCGGTCCTGGTCGATACCGGTACCCGTTTCCAGATCGGCACCGTATTCGCTGGTGAACACCTCATGCCTTAGCCGCTGGGCAGCGACGATCTGGGCCGGTTTTGTTGCCACGCTGGAGGTAAGATTGCGGCCGCTGCTGGAGACTCTGGACTGATTTGGCATGACCTGATCCCTTTGGATGGCTGATTCGTTGCGGCCACTAATCTGAAGCAAGCCGGTTCCATTAGAATGTAAGGCAGTGGTATTGCACCCAGATGAAGAGTTTGCGACGAATTGATGACAGCTCAGTCGGTACCGGCCTGGAACGGGTGATTGATCGGAAAGCAGGTATCTAGCTGAGCGATCAGCCACTGGGGATCGTCCAATGGCAGGTCATGGCCTGCGTTGGGATGCACTTCCAGCCGGCACTCAAGCGACTCAGCCAGATCCCTACTGCAACGCCAATCCGTCAGCCGATCGCCATCACTGGCCAGCACGAGAGTCGGCATCCGCGGCAGCAGATGTGGCGGCTTGTAGCGGGAGGCGGCGTACAGTTGGCGAATCACATCGAGCCGCCGCACCGGACGATCACGCTGAATCGCCTGCCAGTTCTGGGCAACCACGCTGCTAACAAGCCGGTTGCTCGTAAGGCCCAGAATGGCCTGTTCCCGCGCATCGCTGTCGGCCTGGGTCAGCATGCGCATTACGGGCATCCATTGAGCTGGGCGCAGTCGCCGCCAGGGAGAGCTAAGCCCAGAACTGGAAGAAATCAGCACGAGGTTCGCGCAGTCTTCAGGCCGATGGAGCGCCCAATCCAGTGCCACCATGCCTCCGAGCGACAGTCCGATCAGCCCTAGCGGGCGCGGCAAATGGCGAGACGCCCGCTCGGCGAACTGGCGTACCCCGGCAATGCAGGTAGGCGAGGGCAAATGCCGGTGAAGCCCGGTGCCGGGCAGATCCAGGGTATGGAAGCTGTCCTGGAGACGGGCCCGTCGAAGCTGCTCCGGCCAGTCGCCCCAGTGAGCGCTCTCCCTTCCCAGCCCTCGAAGTAACAGCCAGTCCATTACAGGTTCTCGCCCTTGCTATACCAGTGCATTCTGGCCGCCGCCCGCAGCCACTCGCCTTCGGACTTGGTGGGCAGCCAGTTACCGTAGTTGGCGCTGGCATCGAGAAGAAAATCCAACAATATCATATGGCTGCGCAAGACACGTTGATGGCGATGAGTCGCCAGGGGGTTGAATAGTCCTTGCCGGCTAAACAGCTGTCGGGGGCGCTTACGCACCCAGCGCCAAGAGCCCATTTCAAGGGTTAGTGGCAGCCAGGGAGCGCTGGCCTCGCGATTATGACGTTTGTAAAAGTAGTCCCACAGGTCGCCATGGGTGACATAGTGCTCTGATTGCGGCTCGAACTGATAGTCGTGATGAGGGTAGGCCTGCTCCCAAAGCAGCTTCAGCGCCATAATGGACGAGATATTGCGCATTGGACGGCGGCGGTATGCGTAGGGAAACCAGATTTGATCTCGCCAGCCAAAGCCCGAGTGACAATCGAGCGAAAGGCTGAATGGCCGTCCTGCCAATACCTCTTCGATGATGCTCTGCAAGGCCAAATTTTCCGGTTCCATCCCTTGACCGGGCTTGCCTCTGTACCATGGAAGCATCGGAGATATGCGCTGCCCACCCACTAGAAAGGTGCTCTGGCTCTGGGCAGAAATGGGAGCATTGCGCATAAGATCGACGCCAGCAGGATTGCTGCGCCGGTTCAGAAACATACCGCCGGGGTTGAGTATGGGCACAACCACCAGACGCACTTGCTGCAGCAGTTCAGACAGATGTTCGTCCCAGCGCAGCCGGTTGGCCAGGTTGCTCAGCCATGCCAAAACCACCTGGGTGCCGATGCGCTCCAGCCCGTGCACGCCGCCCAGCAGCAACAGCGCTGGTCGGTCCGCCGGTGCATCGCCCACATCGACACGGTAAATTGGCAGCTCAAACGAGCCCACTGGAATGCTTGCGCTTACCTGCGCGGAAAACTGCGCCGGTGACTCAGCGAGGATACGCTCCAGCTCAATCAGCTCAGGTAACTGGCGTCGCAACATACGCCGCTGTTTCCCATCACGCAGACTCTGCTGTTCCTGGATCACCTTGATGTGAGTGAGGTCGCTCAGTTCAGTCATGGATCTGCCTCGAAAATCTACATTTCATTGCGAAGTGACGTGTCTTCGCACCAGTATTCCATGTTGTCGTACATTCTGCCCTTGAGGATGTAGGAAGGCGCCTTCCGGTAAATCTTAATGTCGTGGAAGGGGTCGGTGAGAATCTTGGTCATCACATACCAGGCCAGACTGTCCTGCCAACATACTCAGCAGTCAGGCAATTAATATCTGACTCACAATGACTACTCTCTAAATCAAAATTAGAACATGCATTCGACACTAACCGCCGCCAGTTACAGATTTATTAAACTTTGAAATCGGGTTCAAGTATTAAGTGCAGCATCGTCTTCACCCACGTCTGACTTATCGGGAGTAAACCGGAACTCACAAAATGTTAAAGCCCCGCTAGTCGAGGCTTTTTTCTATCTGCATTTTGTAGGCTTAGAAAAATAGATCTGTCTCGGTTTTGAATAACCCTCCGGCGAATGCGCTGTTTGTTACTTAATTGAAGCAACCAGACCGTTGGAAAACCGACTTTCCACCTACAACTGTGGCCTGCAGTGATAGCGGCGAGCCATCAAGTTCGCTTAACAGCAAAAGATCGGCGTCAAATCCGGGTGCTATACGCCCCTTACTTGCGCCTAGCCCCACTGCTTTTGCCGGGTTCTCGCTGACCAACTTCCAGGCTTGTGCGAGCGGTATCAGCCCCTGCTCTGCTGCGACAAACGGTGCGCAGAACAAACTGGGGTAATGGTAGTCACTGCACAAAATGCTCACCAGATTCTGTTCAATGGCAGCCCTGACGCTGATGGCTCCAACATGAGAGCCGCCACGAACCAGGTTGGGCGCACCCATAAGCACTGCAGCACCGGCGGCCAGGCTGGCTTTTGCTGTTTCGGCGTTCATGGGGAACTCTGCAATTGTCGTGCCCAGCGTCCGGTTCTGTTCAACGTCATCAACACATTGATCGTCATGTGAAGACAAACTGACGCCGGCCCTACGCGCTTGTTGCGCTAATTCATAAGTCTGTTTTTCACCAAGGCTTCTTCTGCCCTGCAGGCCGCTTAAAAACCGTCCGGTTTCAGCTTCACCCATTGTCACACGGCGCCGGAACCCGGTGAGATAACGTTCAATTGAGGCTGGATTATCCAGTTCGGGTAAATGGTCGTTCAAAGACAGCATGTGGATACGACCCTCGGCAATCCAGCCCATGAGTTCGTCATGCAACTCGGTGTTTACCTTTTCATGACGAATGTGCACCCGTGACTGACAGCTGAA comes from the Marinobacter psychrophilus genome and includes:
- a CDS encoding alpha-D-ribose 1-methylphosphonate 5-triphosphate diphosphatase; this translates as MQNPINNPENMTSQISTLIENVNVLTSYGWLENSCVEVSGGKIRAVGVDVDRPASVLLNGHGGYLLPGIIDLHGDAFERHITPRAGTVFPLELALAANDASLISHGITTFYYSITDGFEPGPRSRETVRHLLLALEHLMPRFSCQSRVHIRHEKVNTELHDELMGWIAEGRIHMLSLNDHLPELDNPASIERYLTGFRRRVTMGEAETGRFLSGLQGRRSLGEKQTYELAQQARRAGVSLSSHDDQCVDDVEQNRTLGTTIAEFPMNAETAKASLAAGAAVLMGAPNLVRGGSHVGAISVRAAIEQNLVSILCSDYHYPSLFCAPFVAAEQGLIPLAQAWKLVSENPAKAVGLGASKGRIAPGFDADLLLLSELDGSPLSLQATVVGGKSVFQRSGCFN
- a CDS encoding GNAT family N-acetyltransferase: MPNQSRVSSSGRNLTSSVATKPAQIVAAQRLRHEVFTSEYGADLETGTGIDQDRFDPWCEHFVVIDESGEVVATTRLLHGEVATKIDGFYSEDEFDLERLKRNPGLFAELGRTCIRSDCRSGAALSMLWSTVAQYLAQERIDYLLGCASISMLDGGYKAWRITQQLQRDHMAADDFRVTPKRILPHPASQPLKTAKVEIPPLIRTYMRLGAEVCGEPCWDPAFRCADLLVLLDVDKLAARYARRYKLEARTA
- a CDS encoding lysophospholipid acyltransferase family protein, whose translation is MVRIAEHVRFYTRMSAFVGFLMLSMVTLVLLRAFELCTWRRIDRAPFVRRYFVVLCWLLGMRVQTHGCALENSALRVSNHVSWTDIPILGARLPLRFLAKREVASWPLIGWIARHAGTLFFQRGAGDAAAVRQALAMALEHGDSVLLFPEGTTTSGESVKTFHPRLLGAAIAAERPVQAMTIAYHRDGQIDRLVPFIGDDDFVVHLCRLLRKPAVRVDIMFHPPLIVSSSDSSSELARTLHHQVTQGLEALRIKRDTSAF
- a CDS encoding LysR family transcriptional regulator produces the protein MDRIHQMQVLVAVAEEGGFSSAARRLSLSGPAITRAISSLEEDLNVQLFKRTTRQVRITEAGARYLEDVKRILSDITDAEETISGTAAAPKGHLVVTAPAMFGRLHVMPGIATFLKKFPDMTVDALLLDRIVDMLEEGVDVGVRIGRLPDSSIRARKVAEVRTVLVGSPDYLVAKGIPRSPKDLANHALIAARTGNFSPAWRFSAENREISVKVRPRLTATSNDAVIEAAVNGLGITRALSYQVGPAVADGRLKVVLEEWELPPIPVHIIHREDRTVPVKVRAFIDCLYDSLKNALD
- a CDS encoding alpha/beta fold hydrolase encodes the protein MDWLLLRGLGRESAHWGDWPEQLRRARLQDSFHTLDLPGTGLHRHLPSPTCIAGVRQFAERASRHLPRPLGLIGLSLGGMVALDWALHRPEDCANLVLISSSSGLSSPWRRLRPAQWMPVMRMLTQADSDAREQAILGLTSNRLVSSVVAQNWQAIQRDRPVRRLDVIRQLYAASRYKPPHLLPRMPTLVLASDGDRLTDWRCSRDLAESLECRLEVHPNAGHDLPLDDPQWLIAQLDTCFPINHPFQAGTD
- a CDS encoding carboxymuconolactone decarboxylase family protein; the encoded protein is MSRINVVEKGNATFEQAELLEAIQGKLGMVPNFLKVFANSPSALRAFLGLHSISEEGSLDLQTRERIALTVAQQNACQYCVSAHTAIGRKAGLSGSEIEANRAGSSGDAKAASAVKFARAIAEHNGDVTNAELQEVRDAGFSEADIVEIITHVGMNVLTNILGKASRVAIDFPSVELELSH
- a CDS encoding 2Fe-2S iron-sulfur cluster-binding protein, translated to MAHKFAEIAFTQTVRRVQEAMGSRSGYASMDSGPDHNNLLSEREKAFIEARDSFYMASVSETGWPYLQHRGGPAGFLKVLDQSTLGFADYSGNRQYVTTGNVLKNDRVAVFFMDYPNRVRLKLLGRMELVDGDDTPKMVRLEDDGYRARVERGMIIHIEAFDWNCPQHITPRYSQAEVDKLIELEREENRDLRSRAGQLASPNISKIGEGELELIVTGVRQLADRIRAFELRAPSGEPLPDIKPGAHIEVPVVLGSSTNEVRRYSIASNPNRRDVYEIAVFCEPDGRGGSDWIHKNYQLGSVLGVSLPINYFDIQTDTNPAVLIAGGIGITPIKSIAQALQDQTVDFELHYTGRKASAMAYLDRLQREFGPRMTSYVGDLGQRMDLERVLASAPANAEVYVCGPAKLIDGVLIAANQLGIDRERVHFERFDAQVGADARLVEVTLLRSGEVLHVTPDQTLLDAILDAGVEIPNSCRVGQCKSCAVKVLAGEPEHWDEALTPFERDSGGLMCPCVSRAKGNSLVLDI
- a CDS encoding M14 family zinc carboxypeptidase, which gives rise to MTELSDLTHIKVIQEQQSLRDGKQRRMLRRQLPELIELERILAESPAQFSAQVSASIPVGSFELPIYRVDVGDAPADRPALLLLGGVHGLERIGTQVVLAWLSNLANRLRWDEHLSELLQQVRLVVVPILNPGGMFLNRRSNPAGVDLMRNAPISAQSQSTFLVGGQRISPMLPWYRGKPGQGMEPENLALQSIIEEVLAGRPFSLSLDCHSGFGWRDQIWFPYAYRRRPMRNISSIMALKLLWEQAYPHHDYQFEPQSEHYVTHGDLWDYFYKRHNREASAPWLPLTLEMGSWRWVRKRPRQLFSRQGLFNPLATHRHQRVLRSHMILLDFLLDASANYGNWLPTKSEGEWLRAAARMHWYSKGENL